Within Corynebacterium timonense, the genomic segment TGACACGAAGGACCAAACATGCGCCTGACCACCAACGCATAACAACCGGAAACGCCTGAGTGAGATACCGCTACCGCGTACCCACTCAGGCGCTACCAGATACTCACCACACCGCTACCATTTCGGTCTTCTGAACACACCAACAAGGGCTCAGGTCCGACCGGGCATCGTTGCTGCCAGCACGATCGATACCGCCCCAGCAAAAGGAAACGAAACCGCCGCATGATCGCACCCCACCCCAGCCCCGAGACGGGCCCTGACAACAAGCCCCCCAGAACAGAACCGAAATTCGAAACCAGATACACCGCCACCCAGGACTTGACCTAGGGGGCAAAAATATCATCGACTCTCGTGACCAAAAGTTCCTAGTACCACTCGTTCCAAGCCGAGCGCGTTCTTATTCGGGCACGGAAATTAAAGGGATTAAGTTGAAAAGGCCGAGGTGCCAAAACGAAATCCCGAAAACCTTCCAATTGACTAGGTGGAAAACAAGACCGGCTGTCGAAACCCCTTTCAGCCCCAAACGGCCAGACCACGCAAGAGGTAACGCAAAGACTTCAAAAAGTAAACATAAACGAGAAAGAATAGACGCATAACGTTTGATAAAGCGCGCGTAGTTCGTTGACTCGCCGTAAAGATCGACGGCATTACGCAGTATATGTCCCCTAGTTAGCCAGTCCCTTGAATCTCGTAGCTTGGACAACCCACTGGCACTGTAAATGGAAGCTGGCACAAATTGAAGGTAGCGCGACGTCCTATCTGAATGCAGTGCGGCGAATGAATAGCAACCAGTTAGGAAATATAAATGCTGGTAAAAAGGGTTAAAACCGTAAACGGCGTTGGATAATAAACAATCTGTATACCAGAACGTAAGAACAGTAAAAGAAGAAAGGCGACGTCTTTTTAAATCGCGAAGAAGTAAACAAAAGGACGCGCCTTTTGCTCTTTCATACCCGTTCATCTGCTGGTCGCGGTCTTCGAACTCTTGGCACGTGCTAACCCCTTCTAGCCCCACTACCCAGGAGGGGGGAAATTGGATGAATCGCGTGCACAGCGCTGCTAAAGAAACAATTTGTCCCACCACTGCAGGGTCTCTAGAGCACCTCAAGGCAATCACTTTCTCTTATCTCGAAGGAGACAGAAGCGATAGGGGAACCACTTAAAGAGCGAAGAGACGACGGTACCTGATAGAAACCGCGCCAACCTCGCCTATGGGCGTGGATTAGAGAGCGGGCAAGGCGGTCAGAATGGCCACGCCGCATGGCTTCTAGAACAACCGAACCGTTCCGCGGGAATTCTAGGGGTAGAATTCGATGCGCGGGAAGTTCCGTGCAGCTGCCATCGTGTAGTTTCACTACAGCTACTACTCGCCGGGGTGGGCGAGGTACAGGACGAGCAAACATGTCGTAGCGCGGTATCCGCTTTCCTAGCTGAGGGAACAAAGCTGAGAATAGAACCAATGCGCAGAAGAACAGCGCTGTAAAGTCGATAGCTCTTACAGTCGATTTACCATGTTTCTTACTCATTTACTGCCCCCTGTTCCCACTGCACCTTTTCACCCGACAGGGAAATAGATTGCGCAGCAAGAATTAGAATCATCTGCGAAAGCAGGTGAGTAGAAAGAATATTCTCAGACGGGTAAAAAGCTTGAGCGTTTTCCTCGAAAAGAAAAAATGACAGAAAGTTATAATACTTCCCACTCTTTGTAATGTCCATGGCGTCTAACTGATCCATTAAAACTTCGGTGTATTCTAATCCAAGCGCTGTTGCCCAACTTGGATCGCGAACTACGTCTAGAAAAATCTGTCTCTCCCGGTTTCTGCGCTGATTGCCCTTTATGCCTACGGATCCAGGGAATTCGTTACGTCGAAGTAAGAAGCGCTGCTTGTCCCCCTGGTTAATTACATAGAACTCCCCCGTCATACGGGGGGAACTCCCACTCCCTTCTGCCCGGTCTTGGACGCTGCCCATGGTTGGACTTTCGTGGATGGATGAAACACTTAGAATCAACGTCTTTACCCTATCGTAGGTTATCTTTACATTTATTGTAGTATCGTACTCGGTATTGGTTGAAGCTGGGAATTCGTCTAGTGGAAGGTCTGTATCAAACACGCTATTATTGCAGGTGGCTCGCGAGAAACGCTGCAATAGATACTCTCGGCAAGAACGGGCCAACGCGGAGACTTCGATCGAATTGACTCGATCCCAGTCGTGGATACCACTAAGCCATGCGGCCACGTCCACGGGATGGTAAGTGGAATGGTTCAGTCCGCCGTAGCCATGGCAAAAGGGATGGTTTTCCTGATATAGGACACCGTCGATGTCTCGGACTTCGCCATCGGCATAAAAGACTGTAATAAATGTGACCTCTTGCCTGCTATCTTTTCTGCACCGATCAATTTCCTTTTTTAGGATCCCGAATTCTTCGTTGTATCTGCGCGAAGAATTAACTGTGATCATGGCGGATGAAGCTTCTCTCGTGGCAAAGCCAATGAAATCTTCTAGCGCTCGTTTCGGCACCTGACTATCAACACTAATCTGAGGTCGGCAAACTATGGGCTTGTCGACCAAAATGGGAACCTTCAAATTAGAAAAAATCTTTAGATATGCCAGGTGTGAACTTGGTTCAGAAGCAATAATGACTCGGTTGATATTAAGCTCTTCCGCCTTGCGCAAGAGCTGGATCTCGTAATTTTCAAGGTCGGTTCCCATCTCAATCCCTTTGAAGGAGATGATGTTCGGATTTTCCTTTCGCAGTCGAGGCACTTGGCGATCTAACACCTCCGGAAGATCGACCACAAGATCGAGTGACCAATCCATCCCTGCAGTTTGGGCAGCCAGCTTAATCATGGGCATATGGAAGTCCCGAAACTGTTTGCCCAAGCCAATAACGCAAACGTGAAAGTGCATCTTATTTACCTTCCTGTCGAAATGTGTCGGGCATTGACCCATAGCGAGATAACAGATAGAGGAGAAAAGACAAGCCAATTATGATCCACATTGCTGCCGGAATCGGCACGCCAGATAACCGATAGTTTGAAATCATTGAAGCCGAGATCACTAAACCGCCAAGGCTGTTAGCGACCTGGAGCGAAGAAGACGAAAGGATATCGGTAAACGTATAGAAGGCCAAGCGATGGTCTTTGCGGATAACGTCCACGGAGAAATGAGAAACCATAATTGAATAAAGCGCTTTAGCCCCGAACATTAGCGGCACCAAGATGACGGGAGCTAAGTTCCTGGCCAACTGATTTAATGTACCGCCAGAAAAGAGCGTAAGAACCAGCCATCCGGTTAGAGATACCGCTACTAGTGAACCGGAAATTAGGATTGTTCTAACCAGCTGCAGCTCCGCTCCCTTTTTAGCGACGAAAATCATCACTAAAATGGAGGTGACGGGTTGCAATAGTAATGCAAGCGAAACAAACCTAAGTTCGGTGCCGATTAGTTGGGTCATAAAGACTGCAATTAGAGGAACACCGATAAAGAGTTGGACAGAGGAATCTAGGGCCAACGTTCGATACCGGGGATTCGCGGTCGACGTCCTAATATCGCGAAGTATGCTTATCAGGGTTGAAGATAAATTTGTATGCGCCTCCCGCTGCTCCTTTACCGCCGGTAGGCCCTTAACCGCCATCAGTGAGCTAACCACGTACAGAATAGTGGTTAAGGTCACTAGCGAGTAAAAAACCTTAGATACGTGGCCATGGAAGACGGTGGCCTGAAGCGCAAAAGCTAGAATCATGGAACTTTGGGAAAGGATCCTGGTCAATGCCATTAGTGTTGGCCGCGTTTGCCGGGGGACAATCTCACTAACCCAGGTGCTCCACACTGTGCCGAACGAAAGGGAATAAGCAATTTCCACTGTCACCGCGCAGATCCCTAGCAAGAGCAGTTGGCTTATCCTCGCCGTGACGAACCATACGGAAAAGAGAATGATTATGAGACAAACGAGCATAGCGGCGATGCCGGTGGTCATCATGTTCCTGTAGCCGACTCGCCGTGCGAGGCTCGGCCCAAGCAATTGAATGGGTATACTGGTTAGCATAAAAAAATAGATGATTGATAGTTTTGCACTGTCCCAACCCAATTCGTTTACTATAAAAAGATTGAATAGATCACCCGAGAGACCGCCAGTTAAACTGCCCAAGAGCATAGTTCCGCTCGCGGGCAATATAACTCGCCAGTAATTGAACCAATTCTGGCCCAGCTCCATCACCCGTTTCGTTGCCTCGGATCCTGCCCAAACGTTTCTGCATATCTTTCCAGCATCGTTTCAAAAGCGTCAGTCAAGCGCGCTTGTTCTTCCGGTGAATCGCCTCCAAAATAGGGATTATGGTGGAGATAGTAGCCGAAAATGTGCTCACATGCCTCATGGTATGCATAAGTATCTAACACGTGCGCATGCCACATCATGTCAATCTCTGGATTGGGTGGGAGGATTTCGCCTTCATATTTGCGCTGAAGGTACAACCACCTCCTATACTCAAATTCGCATAGTTTGGCATGCGGATCCGTGATCGGGGTCTGATTGGGAATTAGCGGCTCGACCAGCGACCCTCGGACCCGTGAGAGGTCCAGGGAAGAAATGTATCCCGCGACCTGTTCTAAAGGCTCGATGCGCTTCTTGCTCGGCTGAATTTGTCGAGTTTCACCGCGGCTATTCTTTAGGCGAATCATAAATCTTTCCGGTTAGAAGTGGAACCTTGGCGGATGACAGTCAGCCGCCAAGGTATTCGGTTACTAGCACGAGCAACGCATCGGCTCCCAGTTTGCTTCTTCAAGCTCCTGCGGTTCTGCGAAGATATCCATTTTCCCTCCTTTCGAATTGCTTGGGTTGGGTCACAGTATATGCGCAGTTGTTCGGTTTGTCTTCAAAAGCTAACAAATATTTCGGTTGCTTCTGTCAGCGTGGTGTATCTGTGACTGACGACGAGGGCCTTATGATTGTGTGAGGCGGCCACCGCAATACCTTTGTTAGCGACGGTCGAAAAATAGCCCACCAACAAGATTGGATGGGTGATTTCCGTGGAAGAGTGGGCCGAGATAAGGTATCTGCGTCGGAAGGGCCTGTCGATCAGGAGAATCCCGGCCGAAATAGGCTGCGCGAATAAGACGGTGGAAAGGGCGCTGGCCTTAGATGTGGTGTGGGCTGAGGATTGGGACCGTGTGGCTTGAGTGGCTGCGGTGGTGTTTTCTTTCCTCCATTGCGCCGCGAGTCGATTCGGGCTCATGTAGCCCAGCGATGAATGAGGATGGGTGTCATTGTACCGCTTCGACCAGAACCCGATGATCTGCCGGGCCTGCTCGACGTCATCGAACAGATTGTCTTCCAAGACCTCGTCGCGCATCCGGTTGTGAAGCGATTCCACAAAACCGTTATGCCACGGCTGACTAGGAGGAATGAATGCCTGCGCACACTTGTGCTCTTCGGCCCAATCTTGCAGTTTAGGAGCAATAAATTCAGGACAATTGTCCATCCTGAGCACTTTCGGCGCCCCGCGGTCAAGCACGGCAAGATCCAACAGCTCCACCACGGATGCCGCATCAATGAACCTGTCCACCGCGAAAGTCACATGTTGCGCGGTCGTATCTAGTAACACCGTGGTGAGCATCGAGTAACGCATTGGTGAGTATCCAGTAACAGTTCGGGGGAGGATTCTGGTGACCGCGTGACTTCAGGGCACGCGGCGTTACCAGAGGGGTCGGGCCCAACCAATTTTCCGCGCTGAAACGGGCCAAAACAGGCCGACAACACGGCCTACTTCCCAAGCCGAACCGGACCAACTGAGGGTGTCAGGTGTTTTGTGTGTGAGGCTCTGATCCAGAAGGAGTTTCACTGATAATGACTACCGTGTCACCGAAGAAAGGCCATGACCCGAGCAGGGTCAACGAGATCAGCGCGAAGCTGATGGAAAACCCGGAAATCGCCGCACTGATCGGCGAGCTATCGACCTCCGTCGACGATGCCAGCGACCTGGTCAAAGGTCTTTTGCAAGCCTCGATCAACGCAGTGTTGCGACCGGCTATTTGGTAGCAGCGTCGTGACTTTCCGGTAGCGCTTCAGTGAGTATCCGGTAGCAGCTCACAGCGCTCAAGGTGATACTTCCGGTAGCCGCACCACTCGGGTGCGGCTCGTACTGGAAGGAGTCCGCTTATGACGGATTACCGTGCGGTGATGACGCTGCTGATTCGGCAGCGTTCTTACCGCCAGATTGAACACCAGCTCGGATGCTCGCACCGCGCGATTTCACGAGCGAACCAAGCACTGCGAAGCCTTGGTCTGACCACTGTTGAACAGGTCGCGGCGTTGACTGCCGTTTCCGTGTAGTAGGTAGGGGCAATCCGCGTAGTTGGTAGGTGGTT encodes:
- a CDS encoding integrase core domain-containing protein, which gives rise to MRYSMLTTVLLDTTAQHVTFAVDRFIDAASVVELLDLAVLDRGAPKVLRMDNCPEFIAPKLQDWAEEHKCAQAFIPPSQPWHNGFVESLHNRMRDEVLEDNLFDDVEQARQIIGFWSKRYNDTHPHSSLGYMSPNRLAAQWRKENTTAATQATRSQSSAHTTSKASALSTVLFAQPISAGILLIDRPFRRRYLISAHSSTEITHPILLVGYFSTVANKGIAVAASHNHKALVVSHRYTTLTEATEIFVSF